A region of Spartobacteria bacterium DNA encodes the following proteins:
- a CDS encoding response regulator, translated as MTKNHDARTIMLVDDEPHFRSAMRRLIRTLQSKEEWNVIEASTGEEGLETMQQCHIDCILLDNKMPGGDGMDWLHNYVSKDEHIAVILITGQGDEQLAVSAMQRGAMDYLVKGMITPEMLECTLTGVFERVDLRKSLEARDRALLEAERNRIMVESLGAACHKLGQPATILTTSLELLKCSESDPEKVDLINTALDAADRIALLLKKFQSVAVYCSEEYVQGHGQRIVKIDD; from the coding sequence ATGACGAAAAACCATGATGCCCGAACTATTATGCTGGTGGATGATGAGCCGCATTTCCGCTCTGCAATGCGACGTCTGATTCGTACCCTTCAGTCCAAAGAAGAATGGAATGTGATCGAGGCTTCCACGGGCGAAGAGGGGCTGGAAACCATGCAGCAGTGTCATATCGACTGTATTTTGCTGGATAATAAAATGCCGGGTGGCGACGGCATGGACTGGCTACATAACTATGTTTCCAAGGATGAACATATTGCGGTCATTCTGATTACGGGGCAGGGCGATGAACAACTGGCGGTAAGTGCGATGCAGCGCGGTGCCATGGATTATCTTGTAAAGGGCATGATTACACCGGAAATGCTGGAGTGTACGCTGACTGGTGTTTTTGAAAGGGTAGACCTGCGGAAGTCGCTTGAGGCGCGTGACCGTGCGTTGCTTGAAGCCGAACGGAACCGTATTATGGTAGAAAGTCTGGGCGCGGCCTGTCATAAACTGGGGCAGCCGGCGACGATTCTCACGACATCGCTTGAGCTGCTGAAATGCTCTGAATCGGATCCGGAAAAGGTTGATCTGATCAATACCGCGCTGGATGCGGCGGATCGTATTGCTTTGCTGCTAAAGAAATTCCAGTCGGTCGCCGTCTATTGCTCTGAAGAATATGTCCAGGGGCATGGACAACGTATCGTTAAAATTGACGATTGA
- a CDS encoding PAS domain S-box protein → MNDHAQTSSRDWFEAIPVILIGVDKDGVITRWTDRTANCMGVTASRALGMPLDQIGVQWNVYTIMRTVEKCVAGGGAQVLSDVFMVDRDGSDHCLFIEITPVVSSETKQIIGALLVVEDVTEEKALRNELAQARVLESIGSLAAGIAHEINTPLQFVYDNLSYIRECIGSLSGLKLWLDQLAAEGDDALKLRIESLRQALDVDFMLAELPEATIQAKDGLNRIAQIVNAMDIFKSADLEEPVLIDVGKAVENALIICQHEWQGVAKIDKAIEENLPEVWGYPASLGQALINIIKNAAQAVAAATLEKSRPGIIRVAVENEGSDVCISIRDNGLGIPEALQDKIFDPFFSTRDVGHGTGQGLYAAYNAVETKNHGHLYFDSVLNEGTTFYISLSLKLPKDGGDNE, encoded by the coding sequence ATGAATGATCATGCACAGACATCATCACGCGACTGGTTTGAGGCCATTCCAGTCATTCTCATTGGTGTGGACAAGGATGGAGTTATCACCCGCTGGACGGATCGCACGGCGAACTGCATGGGTGTGACGGCATCCAGGGCTCTGGGAATGCCGCTGGATCAGATCGGGGTGCAGTGGAATGTCTATACAATCATGCGGACGGTGGAGAAATGTGTTGCAGGCGGGGGGGCGCAGGTTTTATCGGATGTATTCATGGTGGATCGCGACGGGTCGGACCATTGTCTGTTCATCGAAATAACCCCCGTGGTAAGCAGCGAAACCAAACAGATCATCGGTGCGCTGCTTGTTGTAGAAGATGTGACCGAAGAGAAGGCGCTGCGCAATGAGTTGGCACAGGCCCGCGTATTGGAGTCCATCGGATCGCTGGCCGCCGGCATTGCTCATGAGATTAATACGCCCCTTCAGTTTGTTTATGACAATCTGTCGTATATCAGGGAATGTATCGGGTCGCTTTCCGGGCTGAAACTATGGCTGGATCAGTTGGCTGCAGAAGGAGACGACGCATTGAAGCTGCGCATTGAATCGCTGCGTCAGGCACTGGATGTGGACTTTATGCTGGCCGAACTGCCGGAAGCAACCATACAGGCAAAAGACGGGTTGAATCGCATTGCTCAGATTGTAAATGCCATGGATATTTTTAAGAGTGCCGACCTGGAAGAGCCGGTATTAATTGATGTGGGTAAAGCGGTGGAAAATGCACTGATCATTTGTCAGCACGAATGGCAGGGAGTTGCAAAGATTGACAAAGCCATCGAAGAGAACCTACCCGAAGTATGGGGATATCCGGCCAGTCTGGGCCAGGCTTTGATAAATATTATTAAAAATGCGGCTCAGGCCGTTGCCGCCGCTACGCTGGAAAAATCCAGGCCCGGTATTATTCGCGTCGCGGTAGAGAATGAAGGGAGTGATGTTTGCATCTCAATCCGGGATAATGGACTGGGCATTCCGGAAGCGTTGCAGGATAAGATTTTTGACCCGTTTTTTTCCACCCGTGATGTGGGTCATGGAACCGGTCAGGGGTTGTATGCGGCCTATAACGCCGTAGAAACAAAAAATCACGGGCATCTGTATTTTGATAGTGTTCTTAACGAAGGAACAACGTTCTATATCAGTTTGTCACTCAAGCTCCCTAAGGATGGAGGCGATAATGAATAA
- a CDS encoding ATP-binding protein: MEAIMNKVAFTSLRSSGSRVQFAVAVAMISVIPMMGLVSLFYLGWFDSDADTVISVYIPVVLLFSIMLFGYMILEGYVKNIIRIRSNLEMMARGEIPDKLELLRTENDMVMIERCMRELIYKLKTNLEKAKEDVSALEHELLQAQRLESMGRLTAGVAHEINTPLQFVADNTHFILKSWDQVEEVIVAFSQCVGSLEDVRPDLFEKYQLLRTSLDMEFIETEIPQALKESLDGLAHVARIIMAMKEFAHVNAADEAVMTGLNQLVESTVTVSRNEWKYVAEMSMELDENIGNIMCRPGDIKQAVLNLVVNAAQAIGEIRDSTGAKGHLKVSTHRVDDTMVRIDVADDGPGISDEVKKRMFESFFTTKSIGLGSGQGLAIVRKLIEEKSNGKLLCQSVEGVGTVFSIELPIVQDRNM, from the coding sequence ATGGAGGCGATAATGAATAAGGTAGCGTTTACCTCTTTGCGGAGTTCCGGATCACGGGTTCAATTTGCTGTCGCGGTTGCCATGATTTCGGTGATTCCCATGATGGGACTGGTCAGTCTATTTTATCTGGGCTGGTTTGATAGCGACGCGGATACGGTGATCAGTGTTTATATTCCCGTGGTTCTGCTCTTTAGTATCATGTTGTTCGGTTATATGATTCTGGAAGGCTACGTGAAAAATATTATCCGGATTCGTAGTAATCTGGAAATGATGGCCCGAGGAGAGATTCCAGACAAACTGGAGTTGCTGCGTACGGAAAATGATATGGTTATGATCGAACGCTGTATGCGTGAATTGATCTATAAGCTGAAAACGAATCTGGAAAAAGCGAAGGAAGATGTCAGCGCACTGGAACATGAACTGCTGCAGGCGCAGCGGCTGGAATCCATGGGGCGTCTGACGGCCGGCGTCGCTCATGAAATTAATACGCCGCTGCAGTTTGTTGCGGATAATACCCATTTTATCCTGAAATCATGGGATCAGGTGGAAGAAGTGATTGTTGCGTTTTCGCAGTGTGTTGGTTCTCTGGAGGACGTCAGGCCGGACTTGTTTGAAAAATATCAGTTGTTGCGTACGTCCCTTGATATGGAATTTATCGAAACGGAAATCCCTCAGGCTCTGAAAGAATCATTGGACGGGCTGGCCCATGTGGCCCGTATTATTATGGCGATGAAAGAATTTGCTCATGTGAACGCAGCAGATGAAGCGGTCATGACGGGGTTGAATCAGCTGGTGGAAAGTACGGTGACTGTTTCTCGCAACGAGTGGAAGTATGTGGCGGAAATGTCGATGGAGCTCGATGAAAATATTGGCAATATTATGTGTCGTCCCGGCGATATTAAACAGGCGGTTCTCAATCTCGTGGTGAATGCCGCGCAGGCGATAGGCGAGATTCGAGATAGTACCGGTGCGAAGGGACACCTGAAAGTGTCGACTCATCGTGTCGATGATACAATGGTCCGCATCGACGTGGCCGATGATGGTCCCGGTATTTCCGACGAAGTGAAGAAGCGCATGTTTGAATCCTTTTTTACTACCAAGTCGATTGGTCTTGGTTCCGGGCAGGGATTGGCTATTGTGCGTAAGTTAATAGAAGAAAAAAGCAACGGTAAATTGTTATGTCAAAGTGTCGAAGGTGTCGGCACCGTTTTTTCCATTGAGCTGCCGATCGTACAGGACAGGAATATGTAG
- a CDS encoding HDOD domain-containing protein: MIETKTKKSILFVDDDTNILAGLRRMLRSMRNEWDMYFAAGGPEALKVMEGQYMDLVVTDMRMPVMDGAMLLDEVLERYPHTIRFVLSGQSDRETIIRAIKPTHQFISKPCDADRLKFLIKRAFGLGDLIKNEELKRMVSRVRYLPCEGTTKQQLTDMIESDVPDIKELAAVIRKDPGISAKIMQIVNSAFFGMIDHVSGVDQAMKLLGLDIIKALIVNVHIAEPYRGDCGPFNMQRYLARSHIVARWSRRLAKEMNADERVQCEAELAGMLHNIGVLVFVALEPEKYGKVLQTVNETGVSLTQAERDVLGACHSEAGAYLLGLWGFADPIAFTAYAHHLEADESMKTDICSYVSCALYLLNQALDQSAQLEREQVMSFLHADESTMQQWLDAVRSELEVGCCG; the protein is encoded by the coding sequence ATGATTGAGACAAAAACGAAGAAAAGTATCCTGTTTGTTGATGACGATACCAATATTCTGGCAGGGCTGCGCCGTATGCTCCGATCCATGCGCAATGAATGGGATATGTATTTTGCAGCAGGCGGACCGGAAGCATTGAAGGTGATGGAGGGGCAATATATGGATTTGGTGGTCACGGACATGCGCATGCCTGTCATGGATGGGGCCATGCTGCTGGATGAAGTGCTGGAACGATATCCGCATACGATTCGCTTTGTTCTGTCGGGTCAATCTGATCGGGAGACCATTATTCGCGCCATCAAGCCGACGCATCAGTTTATATCAAAACCATGCGATGCCGACCGTCTTAAATTTCTCATAAAACGAGCCTTTGGCTTGGGTGACCTGATAAAAAATGAAGAGCTCAAGCGTATGGTGTCGCGTGTCAGATATCTCCCGTGCGAGGGAACCACAAAACAGCAGCTGACGGATATGATTGAGAGCGATGTGCCGGACATCAAGGAGCTGGCCGCCGTCATTCGTAAAGATCCGGGAATCAGTGCAAAAATCATGCAGATTGTGAATTCGGCATTTTTTGGAATGATCGATCATGTATCCGGTGTGGATCAGGCGATGAAACTGCTCGGACTGGATATCATCAAGGCTCTTATTGTCAACGTGCATATAGCCGAGCCCTATCGAGGTGATTGCGGTCCCTTTAATATGCAGCGATACCTGGCCCGGTCGCATATTGTCGCCCGCTGGTCGCGCCGGCTGGCGAAAGAGATGAACGCGGATGAACGTGTACAGTGTGAAGCGGAACTGGCGGGGATGCTGCACAACATTGGTGTTTTGGTCTTTGTGGCGTTGGAGCCGGAAAAATATGGGAAAGTGCTTCAGACCGTAAACGAAACCGGCGTTTCGCTGACTCAGGCGGAACGGGATGTTTTGGGGGCCTGTCATTCCGAAGCCGGAGCATATTTGCTGGGATTATGGGGATTTGCCGACCCCATTGCCTTCACGGCCTACGCACACCACCTTGAAGCGGATGAAAGTATGAAGACCGATATATGCAGTTATGTGAGTTGTGCATTGTATTTACTTAATCAGGCGTTGGATCAGTCAGCGCAGCTTGAACGGGAGCAGGTGATGTCCTTTCTCCATGCAGATGAAAGCACGATGCAGCAGTGGCTTGATGCAGTTCGGTCAGAGCTGGAGGTAGGTTGCTGTGGTTAA
- a CDS encoding response regulator: protein MVKTESWNRRILFVDDDKNILQAMQRNLRKVFSVSVASSGQEGLELIQKSEEFAVVISDMRMPGMDGAEFLSKVKEITPHSVRIMLTGHADVGSAIAAINNGNIFRFIVKPAEPRIMASSLRAAFEQYRLVDAEHSLIEETLKKSISVLVNMLSLTHPMAFSQSMRVKEMVMQMVQLLHLEDGWKYEIAAMLSQLGAVTVPTDVLQKYYEGVPLTKDEESMIQEYPGAGSRLIMNIPRLEDVALMISRMQHAATGDVVSDDLDGYSEEDLGAMILRTAIDYDLLLIRGFDRSYALISMQSERGVYHPKIMSVLGRLKLENMKQTLRLVRVAELSNGMILGEDVRARTGMLIVTKGQVVSDTVRRCLMNNAIQGNISDTLRIVSE from the coding sequence GTGGTTAAAACGGAATCATGGAATCGCCGCATACTATTCGTCGATGACGATAAAAATATATTACAGGCTATGCAGCGTAATTTGAGAAAAGTGTTTTCTGTATCCGTGGCATCCAGCGGTCAGGAGGGCCTTGAGCTTATCCAGAAAAGCGAAGAATTCGCTGTTGTAATCAGTGATATGCGTATGCCCGGAATGGACGGGGCTGAATTTCTTTCCAAGGTAAAAGAGATCACGCCGCACAGTGTACGCATTATGCTCACTGGACATGCTGATGTGGGAAGTGCTATTGCGGCCATCAATAACGGAAACATCTTTCGCTTTATCGTCAAACCGGCGGAACCACGCATTATGGCCAGTTCCCTGCGTGCCGCATTTGAACAATACCGCTTGGTGGATGCGGAACATTCGCTGATCGAAGAAACGCTGAAAAAGAGCATTTCGGTGCTGGTGAATATGTTGTCATTGACCCACCCCATGGCCTTCAGTCAGTCCATGCGTGTGAAAGAAATGGTGATGCAGATGGTGCAGCTGCTGCATCTTGAGGACGGGTGGAAATATGAGATTGCGGCGATGCTGTCGCAGCTGGGCGCCGTCACCGTGCCTACCGATGTGCTTCAGAAATATTATGAGGGGGTTCCCCTGACCAAGGATGAAGAATCCATGATTCAGGAATACCCCGGTGCCGGTTCACGCCTGATTATGAATATCCCTCGACTGGAAGATGTCGCCCTCATGATCAGTCGTATGCAGCATGCTGCGACAGGTGATGTGGTTTCTGATGACCTGGATGGGTACAGTGAAGAAGATCTTGGAGCCATGATCTTGAGGACGGCCATTGATTATGATCTTTTGCTTATACGCGGATTCGATCGCAGTTATGCGCTGATTTCCATGCAGTCGGAACGAGGGGTATACCATCCCAAAATCATGAGTGTTTTGGGGCGGCTCAAACTGGAAAATATGAAACAGACGCTTCGTCTGGTACGCGTGGCAGAATTGTCCAATGGAATGATTCTCGGGGAAGATGTCCGGGCACGGACGGGCATGCTGATTGTTACCAAAGGTCAGGTTGTCTCTGACACCGTACGACGCTGCTTAATGAATAATGCGATACAGGGCAATATTTCTGATACATTACGGATTGTTTCTGAATAG